The following proteins come from a genomic window of Ursus arctos isolate Adak ecotype North America unplaced genomic scaffold, UrsArc2.0 scaffold_12, whole genome shotgun sequence:
- the BTBD19 gene encoding BTB/POZ domain-containing protein 19 isoform X3: METPGLVVHGEAAPFSTALRSLLNNPQYSDVCFVVGQERQEVFAHRCLLACRCNFFQRLLGPKLGPGMPSPVVLSTVPAEAFLAVLEFLYTNSVRLHRHSVLEVLTAAVEYGLEELRELCLGFVLKVLDVELVCEALQVAVTFGLGPLQERCIAFIEAHSQEALRTRGFLELSAPALLPLLRSDKLCVDEAELVLAARSWARVGAAVLERPVAEVAAPVVRELRLALLAPAELSALEEQNQREPLIPVEQIVEAWKCHALRRGDAARGAPCRRRRGTLPREHHCFLDLPFK, translated from the exons atgGAGACCCCAGGACTGGTTGTGCACGGGGAGGCTGCACCCTTTTCCACAGCACTCCGAAGCCTTCTCAACAATCCCCAATACAG TGATGTTTGCTTTGTGGTTGGTCAAGAACGGCAGGAGGTGTTTGCCCACCGGTGCTTGTTGGCCTGTAGATGCAACTTCTTCCAACGACTTCTGGGCCCAAAGCTGGGCCCTGGGATGCCTAGCCCCGTGGTGCTAAGCACCGTGCCAGCTGAGGCCTTCCTGGCGGTGCTGGAGTTCCTGTACACCAACAGTGTCAGGCTGCACCGCCACTCT GTGCTGGAGGTGCTGACAGCGGCTGTGGAGTACGGGCTGGAGGAGCTGCGAGAG CTGTGCCTGGGGTTTGTGCTGAAGGTGCTGGATGTGGAGCTGGTTTGTGAGGCCTTGCAG GTTGCCGTAACCTTTGGCCTGGGACCGCTGCAGGAGCGTTGCATAGCCTTCATAGAGGCCCACAGCCAG GAGGCGCTCCGGACCCGCGGCTTCTTGGAGCTGTCAGCGCCCGCGTTGCTGCCCCTGCTGCGCAGCGACAAGCTGTGTGTGGACGAGGCTGAGCTCGTCTTGGCTGCCCGGAGCTGGGCGCGCGTGGGCGCG GCCGTGCTGGAGCGGCCCGTGGCCGAGGTGGCGGCCCCGGTGGTGCGGGAGCTGAGACTGGCCTTACTGGCCCCGGCGGAGCTGAGCGCCCTGGAAGAGCAGAACCAGCGGGAGCCGCTCATCCCG GTAGAGCAGATCGTGGAGGCGTGGAAGTGCCACGCTCTGCGGAGAGGGGATGCGGCCCGGGGCGCCCCGTGCCGCCGCCGCAGGGGAACCCTGCCCCGCGAGCATCACTGCTTTCTGGACCTGCCCTTTAAGTGA
- the PLK3 gene encoding serine/threonine-protein kinase PLK3: MEPAAGFLSPRPFPRAAAPPAPPAGPGPPKSAMRGPELEMLAGPPVTDPGRLITDPRSGRTYFKGRLLGKGGFARCYEATDTETGNAYAVKVISQSRITKPHQREKILNEIELHRGLQHRHIVRFSHHFEDADNIYIFLELCSRKSLAHIWKARHTLLEPEVRYYLRQVLSGLKYLHQRGILHRDLKLGNFFITENMELKMGDFGLATRLEPPEHRKKTICGTPNYVAPEVLQRQGHGPEADVWSLGCVMYTLLCGNPPFETVDLKETYRCIKQVHYTLPASLSLPARQLLAAILRASPQDRPSIDQILRHDFFTKGYTPDRLPVSSCVTVPDLIPLNPARILFVKVTKSLFGRKKKSKNHPEERDEVSCLVNGLTRTSIGHQDARPEAPAASGPAPLSLVETAPEDSSPRGTLASSGDGFEEGLTVATVVESALCALRNCLAFMPPAEQNPAPLAQPEPLVWVSKWVDYSNKFGFGYQLSSRRVAVLFNNGTHMALSANRKTVHYNPTSTQHSSFPVGAVPRALQPQLGVLRYFASYMQQHLMKGGDLPSVEEVEVPVPPLLLQWVKTDQALLMLFSDGTVQVNFYGDHTKLILSGWEPLLVTFVARNRSACTYLASHLRQLGCSPDLRQRLRYALRLLRDRCPA; this comes from the exons ATGGAGCCTGCCGCCGGCTTCCTATCCCCGCGCCCCTTCCCGCGTGCGGCCGCCCCGCCCGCGCCCCCTGCCGGGCCCGGGCCGCCTAAGAGTGCCATGCGGGGACCTGAGCTGGAGATGCTGGCTGGGCCACCGGTGACGGACCCAGGGCGCCTCATCACCGACCCGCGCAGCGGTCGCACCTACTTCAAAGGCCGCCTGTTGGGCAAG GGGGGCTTTGCCCGCTGCTATGAGGCCACTGACACAGAGACCGGCAACGCCTACGCGGTCAAAGTCATCTCACAGAGCCGCATCACCAAGCCGCATCAGCGCGAGAAG ATCCTAAACGAGATTGAGCTGCACCGCGGCCTGCAGCACCGCCACATAGTGCGTTTCTCGCACCACTTTGAGGATGCTGACAACATATACATTTTCCTGGAGCTCTGCAGCCGAAAG TCCCTGGCCCACATCTGGAAGGCCCGGCACACTCTGTTGGAGCCCGAGGTGCGCTACTACCTGCGCCAGGTCCTTTCCGGACTCAAGTACTTGCACCAGCGGGGCATCCTGCATCGCGACCTCAAGCTGG GGAATTTTTTTATCACTGAGAACATGGAACTGAAGATGGGGGACTTTGGGCTGGCAACCCGGTTGGAACCCCCGGAACATAGGAAGAA AACCATCTGTGGCACCCCCAACTATGTGGCTCCAGAAGTGCTGCAGAGACAGGGCCACGGCCCCGAGGCAGACGTGTGGTCTCTGGGCTGTGTCAT GTACACACTGCTCTGTGGGAACCCCCCCTTTGAGACGGTTGACTTGAAGGAGACATATCGCTGCATCAAACAGGTTCACTACACACTGCCCGCCAGCCTCTCACTGCCTGCCCGGCAGCTCCTGGCTGCCATCCTTCGAGCCTCGCCTCAGGACCGCCCCTCTATTGACCAGATCCTGCGCCATGACTTCTTTACCAAG GGCTACACCCCTGACCGGCTCCCTGTCAGCAGCTGCGTGACAGTCCCAGACCTGATACCCCTTAACCCAGCTAGGATCCTGTTTGTCAAAGTTACCAAGAGCCTCTTTGGCAGGAAGAAGAAGA GTAAAAACCATCCTGAGGAGCGGGACGAGGTCTCCTGTTTGGTGAACGGCCTCACTCGGACGTCCATTGGCCATCAGGATGCCAGACCTGAG GCTCCAGCAGCTTCTGGTCCAGCCCCCCTCAGCTTGGTAGAGACAGCGCCGGAGGACAGCTCACCCCGTGGGACACTGGCGAGCAGCGGAGATG GATTTGAAGAAGGTCTGACTGTGGCCACAGTGGTGGAGTCAGCCCTCTGTGCGCTGAGAAACTGCCTAGCCTTCATGCCCCCAG CGGAACAGAACCCAGCTCCCCTTGCACAACCAGAGCCTTTGGTATGGGTCAGCAAGTGGGTTGACTACTCCAACAAATTTGGCTTTGGGTATCAGCTGTCCAGCCGCCGTGTGGCTGTGCTTTTCAACAATGGCACGCACATGGCCCTTTCAGCCAACAGAAA GACTGTGCACTACAACCCCACCAGCACCCAGCACTCGTCCTTCCCCGTGGGTGCTGTGCCGCGGGCCCTGCAGCCGCAGCTGGGTGTCCTCCGGTATTTTGCCTCCTACATGCAACAGCATCTCATGAAG ggTGGAGATCTGCCCAGTGTGGAAGAGGTGGAGGTGCctgtccccccactcctgctgcaGTGGGTCAAGACGGATCAGGCCCTACTCATGCTGTTCAGTGACGGCACTGTCCAG GTGAACTTCTATGGAGATCACACCAAGCTGATCCTCAGTGGCTGGGAGCCCCTGCTTGTGACTTTCGTGGCCCGCAATCGCAGTGCTTGTACTTACCTCGCTTCCCACCTTCGGCAGCTGGGCTGCTCCCCAGACCTGCGGCAGCGGCTCCGCTATGCTCTGCGTCTGCTCCGGGACCGCTGCCCGGCCTAG
- the BTBD19 gene encoding BTB/POZ domain-containing protein 19 isoform X2 — protein MADLWLEGLRPVPYMTDLEMKAQNGQRQSLRVVPQDRPLLPCFSPPLSHSDVCFVVGQERQEVFAHRCLLACRCNFFQRLLGPKLGPGMPSPVVLSTVPAEAFLAVLEFLYTNSVRLHRHSVLEVLTAAVEYGLEELREVAVTFGLGPLQERCIAFIEAHSQEALRTRGFLELSAPALLPLLRSDKLCVDEAELVLAARSWARVGAAVLERPVAEVAAPVVRELRLALLAPAELSALEEQNQREPLIPVEQIVEAWKCHALRRGDAARGAPCRRRRGTLPREHHCFLDLPFK, from the exons ATGGCAGACCTTTGGCTGGAAGGACTAAGACCTGTCCCTTACATGACAGATTTGGAAATGAAGGCCCAGAATGGGCAAAGGCAAAGCCTAAGAGTGGTACCCCAAGACCGGcctcttcttccctgtttctctcctcccctttcccacaGTGATGTTTGCTTTGTGGTTGGTCAAGAACGGCAGGAGGTGTTTGCCCACCGGTGCTTGTTGGCCTGTAGATGCAACTTCTTCCAACGACTTCTGGGCCCAAAGCTGGGCCCTGGGATGCCTAGCCCCGTGGTGCTAAGCACCGTGCCAGCTGAGGCCTTCCTGGCGGTGCTGGAGTTCCTGTACACCAACAGTGTCAGGCTGCACCGCCACTCT GTGCTGGAGGTGCTGACAGCGGCTGTGGAGTACGGGCTGGAGGAGCTGCGAGAG GTTGCCGTAACCTTTGGCCTGGGACCGCTGCAGGAGCGTTGCATAGCCTTCATAGAGGCCCACAGCCAG GAGGCGCTCCGGACCCGCGGCTTCTTGGAGCTGTCAGCGCCCGCGTTGCTGCCCCTGCTGCGCAGCGACAAGCTGTGTGTGGACGAGGCTGAGCTCGTCTTGGCTGCCCGGAGCTGGGCGCGCGTGGGCGCG GCCGTGCTGGAGCGGCCCGTGGCCGAGGTGGCGGCCCCGGTGGTGCGGGAGCTGAGACTGGCCTTACTGGCCCCGGCGGAGCTGAGCGCCCTGGAAGAGCAGAACCAGCGGGAGCCGCTCATCCCG GTAGAGCAGATCGTGGAGGCGTGGAAGTGCCACGCTCTGCGGAGAGGGGATGCGGCCCGGGGCGCCCCGTGCCGCCGCCGCAGGGGAACCCTGCCCCGCGAGCATCACTGCTTTCTGGACCTGCCCTTTAAGTGA
- the BTBD19 gene encoding BTB/POZ domain-containing protein 19 isoform X4 — protein sequence MDEKPEIQSDVCFVVGQERQEVFAHRCLLACRCNFFQRLLGPKLGPGMPSPVVLSTVPAEAFLAVLEFLYTNSVRLHRHSVLEVLTAAVEYGLEELRELCLGFVLKVLDVELVCEALQVAVTFGLGPLQERCIAFIEAHSQEALRTRGFLELSAPALLPLLRSDKLCVDEAELVLAARSWARVGAAVLERPVAEVAAPVVRELRLALLAPAELSALEEQNQREPLIPVEQIVEAWKCHALRRGDAARGAPCRRRRGTLPREHHCFLDLPFK from the exons atggatgagaaaCCTGAGATTCAAAG TGATGTTTGCTTTGTGGTTGGTCAAGAACGGCAGGAGGTGTTTGCCCACCGGTGCTTGTTGGCCTGTAGATGCAACTTCTTCCAACGACTTCTGGGCCCAAAGCTGGGCCCTGGGATGCCTAGCCCCGTGGTGCTAAGCACCGTGCCAGCTGAGGCCTTCCTGGCGGTGCTGGAGTTCCTGTACACCAACAGTGTCAGGCTGCACCGCCACTCT GTGCTGGAGGTGCTGACAGCGGCTGTGGAGTACGGGCTGGAGGAGCTGCGAGAG CTGTGCCTGGGGTTTGTGCTGAAGGTGCTGGATGTGGAGCTGGTTTGTGAGGCCTTGCAG GTTGCCGTAACCTTTGGCCTGGGACCGCTGCAGGAGCGTTGCATAGCCTTCATAGAGGCCCACAGCCAG GAGGCGCTCCGGACCCGCGGCTTCTTGGAGCTGTCAGCGCCCGCGTTGCTGCCCCTGCTGCGCAGCGACAAGCTGTGTGTGGACGAGGCTGAGCTCGTCTTGGCTGCCCGGAGCTGGGCGCGCGTGGGCGCG GCCGTGCTGGAGCGGCCCGTGGCCGAGGTGGCGGCCCCGGTGGTGCGGGAGCTGAGACTGGCCTTACTGGCCCCGGCGGAGCTGAGCGCCCTGGAAGAGCAGAACCAGCGGGAGCCGCTCATCCCG GTAGAGCAGATCGTGGAGGCGTGGAAGTGCCACGCTCTGCGGAGAGGGGATGCGGCCCGGGGCGCCCCGTGCCGCCGCCGCAGGGGAACCCTGCCCCGCGAGCATCACTGCTTTCTGGACCTGCCCTTTAAGTGA
- the DYNLT4 gene encoding dynein light chain Tctex-type 4, whose translation MGYKDGQFRPSCPSVGLPATRSMAGRPVPPGRQEEDTIKDPGLKLSLVRPPGHLPSIDEARLAGLGPSSRRGSVLGPASSFSRRNSLAGPGAGPGGRRPSLGPVPPLGSRVSFSGLPLAPLRRVAPSYRTEPAPGERWEAARVQHSLEAALATRLCHACYSGTEAGPLAQELCELVRVRLRELCPPRYKLVCNVVLGPRAGQGVHVVSRALWDTEHDGLASAAFTNASLFAVAVVHGLYCE comes from the coding sequence ATGGGGTACAAAGACGGCCAGTTTAGGCCATCATGTCCAAGTGTGGGTCTTCCAGCCACCAGGTCCATGGCTGGCAGGCCTGTGCCCCCCGGACGTCAGGAAGAGGACACTATCAAAGACCCCGGGCTGAAACTATCGCTGGTGAGGCCTCCAGGCCACCTGCCCAGTATTGATGAGGCCCGACTGGCAGGTCTGGGCCCGTCCTCCCGTcgtggctctgtgctgggccctgccTCATCCTTCTCACGTCGCAACTCGCTGGCAGGACCAGGTGCAGGTCCTGGGGGTCGGCGACCATCTCTGGGCCCAGTGCCTCCTCTGGGCTCAAGGGTTAGCTTCTCAGGGCTGCCGCTGGCCCCCCTGCGTCGGGTGGCGCCCTCCTACCGCACAGAGCCTGCGCCAGGGGAGCGCTGGGAGGCTGCTCGCGTACAGCACTCCCTGGAGGCGGCGCTGGCCACCAGGCTGTGCCACGCCTGCTACTCGGGCACCGAGGCCGGGCCGCTGGCTCAGGAGCTGTGCGAGCTGGTGCGTGTGCGCCTGCGTGAGCTCTGTCCCCCACGCTACAAGCTGGTGTGCAACGTGGTGCTCGGGCCGCGCGCCGGCCAGGGCGTACACGTGGTCAGCCGCGCACTCTGGGACACCGAGCACGACGGGCTGGCCTCCGCCGCCTTCACCAACGCCTCCCTCTTCGCTGTGGCCGTGGTCCACGGGCTCTACTGCGAGTGA
- the BTBD19 gene encoding BTB/POZ domain-containing protein 19 isoform X1 → MADLWLEGLRPVPYMTDLEMKAQNGQRQSLRVVPQDRPLLPCFSPPLSHSDVCFVVGQERQEVFAHRCLLACRCNFFQRLLGPKLGPGMPSPVVLSTVPAEAFLAVLEFLYTNSVRLHRHSVLEVLTAAVEYGLEELRELCLGFVLKVLDVELVCEALQVAVTFGLGPLQERCIAFIEAHSQEALRTRGFLELSAPALLPLLRSDKLCVDEAELVLAARSWARVGAAVLERPVAEVAAPVVRELRLALLAPAELSALEEQNQREPLIPVEQIVEAWKCHALRRGDAARGAPCRRRRGTLPREHHCFLDLPFK, encoded by the exons ATGGCAGACCTTTGGCTGGAAGGACTAAGACCTGTCCCTTACATGACAGATTTGGAAATGAAGGCCCAGAATGGGCAAAGGCAAAGCCTAAGAGTGGTACCCCAAGACCGGcctcttcttccctgtttctctcctcccctttcccacaGTGATGTTTGCTTTGTGGTTGGTCAAGAACGGCAGGAGGTGTTTGCCCACCGGTGCTTGTTGGCCTGTAGATGCAACTTCTTCCAACGACTTCTGGGCCCAAAGCTGGGCCCTGGGATGCCTAGCCCCGTGGTGCTAAGCACCGTGCCAGCTGAGGCCTTCCTGGCGGTGCTGGAGTTCCTGTACACCAACAGTGTCAGGCTGCACCGCCACTCT GTGCTGGAGGTGCTGACAGCGGCTGTGGAGTACGGGCTGGAGGAGCTGCGAGAG CTGTGCCTGGGGTTTGTGCTGAAGGTGCTGGATGTGGAGCTGGTTTGTGAGGCCTTGCAG GTTGCCGTAACCTTTGGCCTGGGACCGCTGCAGGAGCGTTGCATAGCCTTCATAGAGGCCCACAGCCAG GAGGCGCTCCGGACCCGCGGCTTCTTGGAGCTGTCAGCGCCCGCGTTGCTGCCCCTGCTGCGCAGCGACAAGCTGTGTGTGGACGAGGCTGAGCTCGTCTTGGCTGCCCGGAGCTGGGCGCGCGTGGGCGCG GCCGTGCTGGAGCGGCCCGTGGCCGAGGTGGCGGCCCCGGTGGTGCGGGAGCTGAGACTGGCCTTACTGGCCCCGGCGGAGCTGAGCGCCCTGGAAGAGCAGAACCAGCGGGAGCCGCTCATCCCG GTAGAGCAGATCGTGGAGGCGTGGAAGTGCCACGCTCTGCGGAGAGGGGATGCGGCCCGGGGCGCCCCGTGCCGCCGCCGCAGGGGAACCCTGCCCCGCGAGCATCACTGCTTTCTGGACCTGCCCTTTAAGTGA